From Actinoplanes oblitus, a single genomic window includes:
- the rpsT gene encoding 30S ribosomal protein S20 translates to MANIKSQIKRNRQNEKARLRNKSVKSSLKTVIRKLHEASDAGNVETATTLLRDASRQLDKAVSKGVIHKNQAANRKSAIAKKIASLSA, encoded by the coding sequence GTGGCGAACATCAAGTCCCAGATCAAGCGCAACCGGCAGAACGAGAAGGCCCGTCTGCGCAACAAGTCGGTCAAGTCTTCGCTGAAGACCGTGATCCGCAAGCTCCACGAGGCGAGCGACGCGGGCAACGTCGAGACGGCGACCACTCTGCTGCGTGACGCCTCGCGTCAGCTCGACAAGGCTGTCAGCAAGGGCGTCATCCACAAGAACCAGGCGGCCAACCGCAAGTCGGCCATCGCCAAGAAGATCGCCTCGCTGTCCGCCTGA